A genomic segment from Pseudorhizobium banfieldiae encodes:
- a CDS encoding ribbon-helix-helix protein, CopG family, giving the protein MKEKVAAHRERLKAAGRIYVNTDLPADLVARLDQIKEAMGASSRAPIIEEALRFYIENAPRA; this is encoded by the coding sequence GTGAAAGAGAAGGTCGCCGCCCATCGGGAGCGATTGAAGGCGGCCGGCCGTATCTATGTGAACACCGATCTTCCCGCCGATCTGGTCGCGCGTCTTGACCAGATCAAGGAAGCCATGGGCGCGTCATCGCGTGCCCCGATCATTGAAGAAGCTTTGAGGTTCTATATCGAGAACGCACCGAGGGCATGA